Proteins encoded by one window of Nicotiana tabacum cultivar K326 chromosome 10, ASM71507v2, whole genome shotgun sequence:
- the LOC142165352 gene encoding uncharacterized protein LOC142165352, giving the protein MVFVRLQRYRQMSLKDHYYHKLSSKYFGPFQVMKQIGSVAYQLDLPVHDKIYSTFHVSQLKKHIGAGLVVAELPVALSPHGYIILEPKSILESRLVPKGRRTVIQFLVKWFNCPLEDNTWMDAHSFKQQFPTFVLEHKDF; this is encoded by the coding sequence ATGGTCTTTGTAAGGTTGCAACGTTACAGGCAAATGTCCTTAAAAGATCACTACTATCACAAGTTGAGTTCTAAGTACTTTGGGCCATTTCAGGTGATGAAACAAATTGGTTCTGTAGCCTACCAACTGGATTTACCTGTTCATGATAAGATCTATTCCACCTTCCATGTATCACAACTCAAGAAACATATTGGAGCTGGCCTTGTGGTTGCTGAACTACCAGTTGCCCTATCACCTCATGGGTATATTATCTTGGAACCTAAATCAATTTTGGAATCCAGACTTGTGCCTAAAGGAAGAAGAACTGTGATACAATTCCTAGTAAAGTGGTTCAATTGCCCATTAGAAGACAACACTTGGATGGATGCTCATAGCTTTAAACAACAATTTCCTACCTTTGTCCTTGAGCACAAGGACTTttag